A genomic region of Serratia fonticola contains the following coding sequences:
- the argO gene encoding arginine exporter ArgO, with product MLAIYLQGFALSAAMILPLGPQNVFVMNQGIRRHYHLMTASLCALSDIALICAGIFGGSALLSRSPLLLALVTWGGVAFLLWYGWGAFRTAFSKHLALAAAEEIKQSRWRILVTLLAVTWLNPHVYLDTFVVLGSLGGQLAPDIRSWFALGAVSASVLWFFALALLASWLSPWLQTQTAQRVINVLVGVVMWGIALQLAWHGANV from the coding sequence ATGTTAGCCATCTATCTGCAAGGCTTTGCCCTGAGTGCCGCGATGATCCTGCCGCTGGGCCCACAAAATGTGTTTGTGATGAATCAAGGGATCCGCCGCCACTATCACCTGATGACGGCCTCGCTGTGTGCATTAAGCGACATCGCTTTGATCTGCGCGGGGATTTTCGGCGGTAGCGCTCTGTTAAGCCGTTCCCCCCTGTTGCTGGCGTTGGTGACCTGGGGAGGTGTTGCCTTCTTGCTGTGGTATGGTTGGGGCGCTTTTCGCACCGCCTTCAGCAAGCATCTGGCGCTGGCGGCAGCGGAAGAAATAAAACAAAGCCGTTGGCGTATCCTGGTAACTCTGCTGGCAGTAACCTGGCTGAACCCACATGTTTATCTTGATACTTTTGTGGTGCTCGGCAGCCTGGGGGGACAACTGGCACCGGATATCCGTTCGTGGTTTGCTCTTGGTGCCGTCAGCGCTTCGGTTCTCTGGTTTTTTGCTCTGGCGTTGCTGGCCTCGTGGCTGTCTCCTTGGCTGCAAACCCAGACGGCACAACGCGTTATCAACGTCCTGGTCGGGGTAGTGATGTGGGGGATCGCGCTCCAGTTAGCCTGGCATGGGGCGAATGTGTAG